DNA from Vulpes vulpes isolate BD-2025 chromosome 9, VulVul3, whole genome shotgun sequence:
TAAAATCATGCGTGTAGTTctagcacacagcaggtgcttgaTAGTTACGGAGGGAATGAATGCATAAGCTTGGAGGGCATTGGGACCCGGGATCTTGCAAGgctcttttaaatattaagaggCAAAGCTTCAAGATTAatactaaaaaagagaatgacAACTTGCAGAGCAATACACAACTTATGtacaaaatataagacaaaacatatatatttttaaagattttgtttatttattcaggagagacatccagagagaggcagagatacaggcagagggacaagcaggctccctgcggggagcctgatacagaactccatcccaggacccagggatcacgacctgagcccaaggcagatgctcaatcactgagccacccaggtgcccgacaAAACATATTTTATAGGTGTGTACACAAGTATGTAAAAGAGCAGAGAAAATCAATCCTGGAAGTACACAAGTTAAGCTGTGACCCCCCAAGGGATGGGAGGGAGATTGCCATGTTTAGGCATTTCTGAATCACCTGAATTTTGTCTGTTCCTTTGgtatttgcaaaataaattaagaactacaaaacaaaggccctcccaaagaccccaccccCATCCAACCATCCACTCCTACTCCCTCCAGCATCGGACACCCAAAGGGACCTCCGTTCAGTTCCATCCAGGGCTTGAACCCCTAGCATGTCCCCACAAGGGAATGTGGCTGGCTATAGCTTACTTACTGCCAGCAACAGGGAGCTCACCACTTCTGAAGGCAGCCGCTTTGCTCATCATTCTGGGGACAAGGTCTTTCCCCATGGGATGAAATTCTCACTTGGCCTAAGCTGTGCCCACATGCCTCAGGGCTTCTGGCTGAGAGCTTCAGTGGTCCTCTCACTTGCCCACACAGAAGTCCCGGAAGATGATGTCCAGGATCTCCTCAGTGTCCCCTCCACCGGTGATGCGGGCCAGGTGGCCGCGGGCGAGTCGCAGTGCCTCAGCAGCCAGGGCTAGGTCTTTTGTCTGCTTGTAGTGGCTGAGAGCATCCAGGCAGCCCTGGAGATGATGCTGGTGCCTTGCCCGCGTCAGAAGTGGTGGGCCTGTAGACGGGTCCCCACACCTGCAAGGGACAAACCATGCAGTCTTTCTCACCTTTCACAACTACCACTGGAAGGGGGATGCTCACTTGCACTCTGTAGGTACAGAAAACGAGCCTGGGGGCAGGTAGGCATCCAAGGCCAGTGGCTCAGCCCTGACTTGAAGGCGGGCTGAGGCAGGCTGCGGGGCAGGGACGGGCGGAGGGACCGGCGGAGGGGCACGGGGCGGAGGGCGGCTCACACTTCAGCCAGCTCCTTCCTCAGCGCCTCCAGGAGGCCGTCCAATCCCTCTCCGGTCAAGCAAGACAGCAGCAGATGCGGAGGCAGGTGGGGACTGAGGTCTGGGCCCCCTCGAGGCAGTAAGTCCGATTTGTTCAGCACCAGCAGGAGGCGCTGGCTGTTCTCACTGGGGCTCCCAGCTCCCGCGGGTACGACAACGGTGTCCAGGAAGCTGCAGCTGGTCGGAGAGGCCAGGTCCGTAGCATCTAACACGGCCAGAATGAGATCAGCCTGCTCCAGCCTGGGGGAACAGGGAGAACCAACCGGGCATTGACCCCAGAGTTGAGTAATTAAGGGCATGAAGATTGAGGAGGGCGGAAGGGCCGGGTAGGTGAGGGCGGGGCGGGGTGTAGTATGTGGGGCGGGGCAAgaggggagcaggagcagaggctgaatttcatttattttttaattctttttaaaaagattttatttatttattcacgagagacacccagagagaggcagagacacgggcagagggagaagtagacccctggcccgatgcgggactccccggactcctggatcacgacctgagccaaaggcagaggctcaacggctgagccacccaggcgtcccagaggcTTAATTTTAACAGTTGTTCTCCCCATATCAGAGTCCCCGATCGAGGGAGCTTAGCAGCCTTTCGTGATTTGAGAAGGACCCAAAATAAATGCAGCAAGGAGAAACGGGAACGGAAGGGCTCTGtctccccatcccaccaccctgcaGGCCTACCTCTGGCGGGCGCGCCGCACGCCCTCCTGCTCCACcggccccgcgccctcccgcAACCCCGCCGTGTCGCTCAGCAGCGCGGGGAACCCAGCCAGGTCCACAGGGGTCTCCAGCACGTCGCGGGTGGTCCCCGGCTCCGGCGACACTATGGACACAGGCTTCCGGCCTAGGATGGAGTGGGGAGTAGAGGTGATCACcaagggggcggggcggaggcgacggagcccctcccccaggctccacCTCCCGGCTAGACTGCGCTTCCATCCTCGAGGACCCTCCCTCATACCTGAGCACCACCCCAgttccctgccccgcccccgacACTAGGCCCCGCCTCCGCCCGCCTCCCACGCACTGAGTAGGTTCACCAGGCTGCTCTTGCCGGCGTTGGGGGGGCCTGTGACCACTATGTGCGCTCCTGAACGAAGCCTCTGCCCGCGCCTGGCATCTCGAAGATGTGCGCTCAGCGCCAGCTCCAGCTCCCGCACTTGGCTGTTGGCTGTGGATGGAagaaagcagaggggaaaggatgTGGGAGCTTCATAGGGCTAAGATGCCAGGTGTCCCCAACCCTTAGGAGGACTCACCTCGCTCGAGGACACCCTCCTCCAGGTTGTCATCCTCACCAAAATCGATATAGGCCTCCACATGAGccagagcctgggggaggggtgtagggagggaggtggaggtgtGGTCGTTCAAGAACCCAGGTCCAGCCTGACCTAAGGGACCAGACTGGAGGCTCAGGCACAGGAAGTTCTCACACACAGAATGGCAGGTGGGGTCTCTAAGAGGAGAATGGGTGCAGAGGGGGCTTGCCTTGGTGAGAGTCTTGGCCCAGCCATGGCAGAGGTGGCCCAGTTCCCCGTCCAGCTGCCTCAGTGCCTGTCGCCGCTGCGCCTCGGTTTCTGCATGAATTAGATCCGCCAGCCCCTCCACCTCGGTCAGGCTCAGCTTTCCGTGAGCGAATGCCCGCCTGGTGAACTCACCGGCCTCGGCCGGCCGCAGCCCTGGCACACTGCCTGAGGGAAGGTACTGGGTCCTGAGCTCCCTGGCCCCCACGGGGTCCCCTGGCAGAGCCAGACTTCGAGCCCAAGGCTGCAGACTCACCCAGGGCCTGCAGGACGCCACTCACCACCGCCGAGCCTCCATGCACGTGGAATTCCGCGCAGTCCTCACCCGTGAAACTTTGGGGACCTGGTGTGGCGAGATGGGAGTCGAGGAGTGCGGCCAGGCAAACGCcgggcgggtgtgtgtgtgtggaaactGGGTCAGGAGAGCTACAGCAGGTTCGGGATCTGGAGCCCCTCACCTGGGAACCAGAGCACCAGCGCGCGGTCCAACGGCTCCCCGGAATGGGGATGGCTGAGCAGGCGCAGGCAGGCGCTGCGAGCCGGGGGCAAGTCCCGGGGCGCCGTGAGGCTCCGGAGGGCGTGGCCGCTGGCGGGGCCGCTGGTCCGGATCACCGCGATGCCGCAGCGGCCTTGCCCGGAGCTCAGCGCGAAGATGGTGGCCCCGGCCCCGGGGACCGGGGCGCCGCTGCCCTGGCGCGTGCACGACCTGGGACTGCAGAGGAGGAGATCAGTGCCTCTGGGAGGCTCTTTGGCAGAAAGCAGGTGGACAGAGAGCAGGTGGACAGGGAGTGGGGAGATGCCCCGGGGGAGGCTCTGCggctgggggatgggcagaggggcGCCCGAGGCCAGAGGGTGACCCAGATGTGGGCCTGCGACAGGGGGATGGATACATTGTGAGGGGGCGGAGGCTGGTGTTAGAATGTGACCCGAACGGGTACTCTGAGGACAACAGGTGACCCAGATGTCGGCTCTGCGGCAGGGGGATGAACGGATTGGGGCTTGGAAAAATGCGAAAGGTGATCCTGCCGCAGGGAACCGGGCCCACAGACCCCAGGGAAAGGGTTCGGAGCCCAAGCAGGCACCCCCACGCTGTCACACCCGTTTCCTGTATCGCCCCACCTGCGAGGCCCACGTGCGCCCCGGGCTACTAGGCTCCACAACCCCCGCCACATGGATTCACAACCAGCGACCCGCCTACCCGCTCTGCCTGGGTGGCTTCTAGTCCTGGCAGGAGGACCCGCCCACTCCGCGGCGTGACTGGTGGAGCGCTGAGAGACGCTCGATCGTCATTGGGCCCCTCAGGAGGCGTACGGCCCACCCACTGAAGATCTCCGTTCCTATTGGCTGGCGACAGGGAAAGAGGCGGGGGGAGGCCACACGCGGGGGTGCAGCGAAATGGCGTTCCCCCGGCAACATTAGACCGAATTTTTAGGACCCAAGGAAGCGCGGGTATCCCAGACACCGGAaatggagggtgggaggaagaacCGGGCTTGGCCCAGGGCCGTGGGAATCACACGGAGGCGAGGGTGCGAGCCCCGTATTTAACATCCGGCCACTCCGCAGCTTTAGGCGGAGCAAGAACAACTCAGGGGCGGAGAGGGACGAGTTCCGGGGAGCCCACGCCCCGGCCCCGGCCAAACCTTGTCCAAATTCCTAGGAAGATGCCTACCTGTGTGCCCAGAACTCTGTTTCTCCCCTACCCCATCCTTGCCTCCCGCCGTTCCCTCCTCGGAATCCCTGCATCGGACCAACTCGTCCTCAGGCCCCAGCTCTagggccccccctcccccgacaGGACGCCTTTCTGGAACCCCCCAGCATCACGCTCTCTGCCCCGTTGGGCTTTCCTGGCCCGGGCCTGCCCCGCGGAGCCGAGTGTCCGGTCCTCCGGGCCGGGCTCCCCGAAGGCCAGAAAGGGGAGTCTCAAGGATTTCTCTCAGGTTAACCCAGGACAGCGCTGGCGAGCGAGATAAAGCGCTGAGGGTGGAATTCTAGGCGCTGGGCTGGGTCTCCGCCGGCCGCGGTCGCACGGACGGTTCTCTGGTTCTCGGACGGAGCGGGCGGGCGACGCACTTTGCATTTGGGGAAGAATCTGTCCGTCCGACCCGCTGGAGTTCGGATCCCTGCCTCGACCCGCTCGACTTTTTCATTTGTCAAAGAGTGACGAACGCGGACACTCGCCTTCCCCGAGTTGTTCCCTCTGTCACAAGTACACATCAGGTGCCTGCTGTGTGCGCTACGAACCTGGAGGGGCCCCTGCCCTCGCTGGGCCCCCGGCCTACCCGAAGTGCCTGTGCAGGACAGTCAGGGGTCTGGGTGCAGATGAACCTGTACAGGACGTCCAGTTcaatgtgaatttcagataaacagtgaaTAAGGTTTGGGCATAACTACATCCCACTAAAAGTGTATTCGTTTgttgaaattcaatttgctaaaattGGCATCTCTCTCGGGTCCTCTCTGAGGACGTTTCGTCCTGAGAAGTGGACGGAGAAGGTGTGACGAGTGCCCCAAGGAGCTGACCGGCACATGCTAAGGCCCTGAGGGCAGGACTTGCTGTAACTATTAATTCGTATTCTAGCTGCGGTGAAGTCACTGCTGCCTGGAATCTCCTCGGCCCGAGCCCACCCCTTCCCAAGTCCTGACGTTGTCAAAATCAGGCCCAACTCAATATTTCAAACCGTGCCCGTGCAGACGGGGAAACTAAGGCTCCGAGGGGGTGAATCTGGGGCCTGGGGCGGGCGGCGACGAGACCCAGAATTAGACCGCGGGCGGGGACTCGGAGGAGAATACATCTTTGGTGCGGGCGGAGACGGGCACCAGAAAACGAAGTGGGCGGGCGAGAACGAAATCCAGAAAACAACACGGGCGGAGTCGAGAACCCAATAGCGACGTGCGCGGGGACGAGAAGGAGAATCGAGGTTCCGCGCGGGCGGAGACGACAAGCAGCGCTCGGGCACGCGGGGACGGCGgccggcgcgggcgggcgcggcctTTGTCTCCACCTCCAGCGCGCTCCGCCGGCTGCACCGGCCCGATGAGCCCGCGGCCCCCCGGCGCTCGGGCCGCCCGCAGCCCCTGACCTGACCTGCCCTCGCCATGGCCGAAGCCAGCTCCAGCGCCGGGGGCACGTCCCTGGAGGGCGAGCGTGGCAAGAGGCCCCCGCCTGAGGGCGAGCCTGCAGCCCCGGCGTCTGGAGTTCTGGGTATGTGTGCGGCGGCCGGATCTGACAGCGCTGCAGGTGCCTGTGGTGCGCGGCGGCCGGACGGGGAGTGGGATTGGGGTCAGCGGTCCCGGGCCTAGAGTCCTGTCGAGGGGCCGGCTTCTCCCGGCACTGCGGCTGCGGCGAGGCCGGCGCGGCTGGGACGGCGCAGGGGGCAGGGGTCCCCGCGCAGAGACGCGGACACGCCCCTCCGAGAACCCTGGTCCGGGGCTGAGCTCAGTCACCCCCTGGGCTACCAGATCGCAGCCCGGCAGGGATGCGCTTGAGAGAGCCTCTCCGCAGATGATACAGAATCCTACggtcctgggttcgaatcccagctcgcctgtgtgaccttgggtgcgTGACTTAAGCGCCCcggtcctcagtttcctcacctgtgaaatgggggtaAGAACCGCGCCCAGCTATGAGGACGCGCTGACATGATGTGGTGAAGTGCTCAGGGCTGCTAGTGAGCGCCCCATCGATTGTGGTTTTGGAGGCGGAGCTGGGCCTCAAGAATGAGTAAGATTTGTAAGGGAGGACCTGGGGGAAGGGCGTTCCTGGCTGGTTGCAAGGACgaggagggaaggaaacaagCCAAGGCCAAAGCTTGCAGGTCCTTGAACGCCAGActgagtgtgtgagcaggggctAGGGCGGGAATGACTGAACTGGAGGCTGGGGTCCTGGTCTGGGAGTGGCCTGACCTGGGCCCTGCCCCGCCTGCCCCCTAGATAAGCTTTTTGGGAAGCGGCTGCTGCAGGCTGGTCGCTATCTGGTGTCACACAAGGCGTGGATGAAGACAGTGCCTACGGAGAACTGCGACGTGCTGATGACCTTTCCAGGTACCTGTGCCCGCCACCTGCCCGCTGCCCAGATGGGCTCCCCTGAGCTGGGCTCCCCTGAGTAGGAGTCTGTAAGAGGCCTCGGACCCCTTGTGGCGAGAGCCATCAGTCCCTGTGCCCCTTGGCAGACACGACTGATGACCACACGCTGCTATGGCTGCTGAACCACATCCGCGTGGGCATCCCCGAGCTCATCGTGCAAGTCCGCCACCACCGCCACACGCGTGCCTATGCCTTCTTCGTCACCGCCACATATGAGAGGCGAGTCTCTGTCCCTGGCCTCTCGCTGACCCTGCTACCCAGCTCCCCGCCCTTCAAGAACCAACTGCAAGGTCTAGCGCCCTGCATTTGTCCCAGGTGGCCGCCAGGTACACCAACCCTAGCTCCAGGACGTGAGCCAGGGGTCTCCCTGTGACCCCAGCTCCGTGTCTTCCCGGCAGCCTACTTCGAGGAGCCGACGAGCTCGGTTTGCGCAAAGCAGTGAAGGCCGAGTTTGGCGGGGGCACCCGCGGCTTCTCCTGCGAGGAGGACTTCATCTACGAGAACGTGGAGAGTGAGCTGCGCTTCTTCACCTCCCAGGTGCGGCCAGCTCTGGCTCCCAGTGCGCATCCCTAGCCCTTGGGCTGCTGCTCCCTGTGCTCAAGCCCTGTCCCCCGCAGGAACGCCAGAGCATCATCCGCTTCTGGCTACAGAACCTACGCGCAAAGCAGGGCGAGGCGCTGCACAACGTGCGCTTCCTGGAGGACCAGCCAATCAGTAAGTGGGCGGGACCAGCCTCCAATCACACGTGGGGAGTTGGGTGGGGCTCTTAGAGTGCAGCCTATCGGgagcgagggggcggggcctggagacATCAATCAATGCGGTGAGGGGGTGTGGCCTTAGCGTAGGGGTGGGGCTTAGCTCCCGGGAGGCGTGTCCAGGAGAAACCTTTCTCCGGGTCTGGGATAAGGCAGGGGCAGGACCATGGACAGCACTCCATGCCTTGTGAGGTGtggccctgggcctcagtttcctctcccaGAAAGCAGCTGCTGCAAGTTCACCTTCTGATGCCAATTTAGCACCATTCCTCAGACGTTCGCAGCAGTGAACTGAGGCCGATGGCTTTATTTAAATACAAGGTTCCACCCTAGGACCTCACCCTCCAGGTGGATTCCTGCACCCCCTCCTGTCTGCCTCTGCACCTCCCAGTTCTGAAGGAGAACCAGACATCCTGCCCACTCAGAACTCCTCCCCTGGGAAGAGCTTCTGAAGATTTAAAGGCAGGGAAAAACTGTGACTTGGGTTTCGGCCAAGGTCCTGCTCTTATCCCCCCACAGTCCCTGAGCTGGCAGCCCGCGGGATCATCCAGCAGGTGTTCCCGGTCCATGAGCAGCGCATCCTGAACCGCCTCATGAAGTCATGGGTGCAAGCTGTGTGTGAAAACCAGCCTTTAGGTGTGGCcccaggtggtggtggggggtgcgGGAGTCTCAGGAAGCGGGCAGGGCTGACCAGGACCCCCTGACTGTGCCCCCTGGCAGATGAGATCTGTGACTACTTTGGAGTGAAGATTGCCATGTACTTTGCCTGGCTGGGTTTCTACACATCAGCGATGGTATACCCAGCTGTTTTTGGCTCCGTCCTGTACACATTTACGGAGGCTGATCAGGTGCTGGGAGTGGGCTGGACAGGGGCTGGGGTACCTGAGACACCTCCCTCTTCCCTGGGCCAGCTTGGCCAACAGCGCAGCCTTCTGCTGTCCCCAGACAAGCCGGGATGTTTCGTGTGTGGTTTTTGCCCTCTTCAACGTGGTCTGGTCGACCCTGTTCTTGGAGGAGTGGAAACGgaggggggcagagctggccTACAAATGGGGGACGCTGGACTCACCTGGAGAAGCTGTGGAGGAGCCACGACCCCAGTTCAGGGTCAGTCGGGGGTATCTGACTCCAAGAGtgacaggtggaggtgggggtcacTGCAGGGGCAGAGATTGTGGGAAATTGCATTTGAGGGACTGGGAAAGGTGTACTAGGTGTGGGCACCACAGAAGCAAAGGCGTGGTGGGAGGAAATTGAATTCAGAGGActgggaaggtgggggaggggcaggggcagcccctctggcctcctgctgagccccacccccaccctctgccaggGCATCCGGCGCATCAGCCCTGTGACTCGGGCTGAGGAGTTC
Protein-coding regions in this window:
- the GTPBP3 gene encoding tRNA modification GTPase GTPBP3, mitochondrial, giving the protein MWRGLWSLVARGARGPRSPRSCTRQGSGAPVPGAGATIFALSSGQGRCGIAVIRTSGPASGHALRSLTAPRDLPPARSACLRLLSHPHSGEPLDRALVLWFPGPQSFTGEDCAEFHVHGGSAVVSGVLQALGSVPGLRPAEAGEFTRRAFAHGKLSLTEVEGLADLIHAETEAQRRQALRQLDGELGHLCHGWAKTLTKALAHVEAYIDFGEDDNLEEGVLERANSQVRELELALSAHLRDARRGQRLRSGAHIVVTGPPNAGKSSLVNLLSRKPVSIVSPEPGTTRDVLETPVDLAGFPALLSDTAGLREGAGPVEQEGVRRARQRLEQADLILAVLDATDLASPTSCSFLDTVVVPAGAGSPSENSQRLLLVLNKSDLLPRGGPDLSPHLPPHLLLSCLTGEGLDGLLEALRKELAEVCGDPSTGPPLLTRARHQHHLQGCLDALSHYKQTKDLALAAEALRLARGHLARITGGGDTEEILDIIFRDFCVGK